The segment TATAAAGTGCGTACAATAACTACGCACTTTACAGACAGATTTACAGGATATTAGTAGTCGAATGCGTACTTCTTAAAGGTGTACATAATCATATTTTTTCAGCCAATCCCTGATTGTTTTTTCAGTAACTAAAAAATGTTCTGCTATTTTACGATTACTGATATTTTGCCTTTTCATTTCCAGTACTTTTTTCTTACGTTCTTCCATTTCGTTATCACTAAACTCCTTCAAATGTTCTCGTTCAATACCATAACCGATAAATTCAAACTTTAAAAAATTGTCATCTTTTTTCAGGATTTGATACAAGATGATATTTTCTGCATCGTAAACGATTTCTGAATTTCGAGACTTTATTTGCTTCACATATCGTACAGATTTGTCACGTGCAGATTCTCCGATGGCAACAGCCGAATCACAAAAATTGATAATCGTCTTTGAACCTGCAAGGTCGTTCCGAGTTATGGGATTGGAAAGATTGCGTTTGGGTGTATGTGCCAAACATAATATTGACAATCCGTATTTACGTTTGAGAGTTTTTAAACTTTTCATCAGGGGTAATGCCGATTTACTTTTTTCGGTTTCAACACTGAGGTAAGTCAGGTTATCTACAATGACAATCTTTGCGCCTGTCGTTTCAATCACTTTTTTCATGTCTTCATTGATTTGTTTCTCTATATCATCTGTGGTAATCCCATCCGTATTGATTTCAAAACGCAACAGGTTATCGGAAAATTGATAGTGATTTCCCATATCATCACTGTACCTGATTTGAAACTGCTTATCCGACAGTTCAAAATCAAAATAGATCACTTTTTCTTTTTGACTGATTAAGTCTGCTATTTCAACCGCTAAGATTGATTTACCCAGATTGGTATCGGCAAAAAGGATACATAGTTCGCCTTCGTACCATAATTCACGCCACAATTCACGCGGTTTTGGACGTCTTAATGCTTCAATAATGGTTCTGTTTACCGTTTTTCCTTTAAAAATTCCTGCATTAACTGTGTATTCGGCAACACCCATTAATTCTTTCAATTTATCGTTAAGACTTTCGACACTTAATAGGGGTTTGGTCTTATTTCCCTGCCATTGCGGGATTTTCCCTTTACTATTATTCATCTTCTTGCCAATTTACGGTTTGCACTTTTAGCCAATGCCAGTACTATCTCTTCGTCATTGCGTACAGGTACGCACTTGCTTTCTGCCCAGTTCAACAACTCGCGCTTTGAGAATATCAACCGCCTGTTATGAAATCGTTTGCATGGAATTACTCCTTTTGCTGTTTGTTTTGTAAACAGGGATGAGGATATTTCATAGCCGTTTTGATTCAGAAACTGTACAGCCTCTTTAGTGCCTGAAAGATTATCCCGTTCAGGTTCTTTTGGCTTTTCGCATTTTAAAATTTTATTGACGGCGTTTTCTATGATTGCTGTCAATTGTTCTGGAGTGGTAACTATAACCGAATTCATATCGCGTTACATTTTAAATGAAAAAATGGTCGGCGTCCCGACTTTCCCAAATTTGGTAATGCAAATATGAAGGCAAATGAGAGCTGTGGCAAAGGCTTTTAGACGTTAACCACTAAAGGCTACTAATAGCTACCGTTTTATATTTCAGTAAGTTTGCGTAGCATAGATTCCACTTCGGATTTATCAATCGTGACACCCGATTCTAAACCTTTGTTATACATGTAAGAGCTAATGTATTTATTCAGATTTTTATCAGTAGTATCAATGTTAAATTCATCTTTGAATGCCTGGTAAATGATATTTCGCCCTTTATTGGGTAATGTTATATAATTCAATTCGCATAATGCCAACAAAACGACAGCCCAATCACGACCCGTGATGATGCTATTGGATAAAGTTTTGATGTTGGATAGTATTGTTTGTTTCTGCTTTTCGTTACATGTTAAGAAATCAGAGAAATGCCGGTCAGATTGAATTGTGTTATTCTTTTTTGTTTCTTCCTTTGCTATGACTTGTTTTTGAGATTTATAATCCCGTTCTTTCAGTCGTTTGAAGTATTCTTTCTCATTTTTTAGCCATTTTCGGATTAATTTGATAAAGCTGTTTTCATAACTGCCGACTTTTAAAAGTAGTTCCTTCTGCTTTATCAAATGATTTGCATCTTCAATTTCATATTTACGCTTTTCTATTTCAGAATTATTCGCTGTTTTTCCCCATTTGACACTATTAACCTTTTGAAGCATCTCTTTTGTTGTGTCAATTAGAAATTCAATAAGCTCGTGTGGTCTTCTGAACGAACTGAATGTGAAGTCCGAATATTTATTTTTTACAGCATTGTTTTTAATAAGGAAATCAGATATTCTATTTTGAAAGTAGTCTTTTCCCTGATTAAAACAACCGATTTCAAACGGCAATATTTCAAGCCATTCACCAAATATATCTCTTAGTTGGCTAATGTTGTCAGGTGTATGTTTTTTCTTTTCATCAATATCTTCCAATGTTTTTGAATCCAAAAAATCTATTTCGTAAAAATCGGGAACTTTGCCATTTATGTAATATGTGTCAAGCAAGTTTATCAGTTGAGCTTTTTTATCTTCTGTAAGATGAATGCTTTGGACATATAATTTTATCTCTTTTATGAAAAAAGGCAATCCTACATAAGGTTTGGTAAAACAGCATACCATTGCTTCAGTATAGTGGACAATGTTTTCATACCACTCTTCATTAAATGAATCCTGATTGATGAGGTATTGCGTTTGGTCAATCCGCTTCAAAAGATGAAGTGTGTTGACAGTAACTGCACCAGATTTTGTTACAAACTTCGGAAAAAGCGAATGTCTTTCAAGCTCTTTATTTACCCAATCCGATATGCAATCATATTTTTCCCGATAAGTTTTGTCCGTAAAGATTATGTTGTCAGGGTCTGTGTAGCCGTCAGGTCGCTTAACAAAATATGTACCCCCGAATAATCCGTCAGGAAGATGGTCAATTTCTTGTATCATTCTTCTTCTCTTTCAAGTTCTTCTTCGATTTCTTCAATGGTTGGCAAGCTTCCTT is part of the Bacteroidales bacterium genome and harbors:
- a CDS encoding DNA-binding protein yields the protein MNSVIVTTPEQLTAIIENAVNKILKCEKPKEPERDNLSGTKEAVQFLNQNGYEISSSLFTKQTAKGVIPCKRFHNRRLIFSKRELLNWAESKCVPVRNDEEIVLALAKSANRKLARR
- a CDS encoding AAA family ATPase codes for the protein MNNSKGKIPQWQGNKTKPLLSVESLNDKLKELMGVAEYTVNAGIFKGKTVNRTIIEALRRPKPRELWRELWYEGELCILFADTNLGKSILAVEIADLISQKEKVIYFDFELSDKQFQIRYSDDMGNHYQFSDNLLRFEINTDGITTDDIEKQINEDMKKVIETTGAKIVIVDNLTYLSVETEKSKSALPLMKSLKTLKRKYGLSILCLAHTPKRNLSNPITRNDLAGSKTIINFCDSAVAIGESARDKSVRYVKQIKSRNSEIVYDAENIILYQILKKDDNFLKFEFIGYGIEREHLKEFSDNEMEERKKKVLEMKRQNISNRKIAEHFLVTEKTIRDWLKKYDYVHL